A single window of Bradyrhizobium daqingense DNA harbors:
- a CDS encoding YybH family protein, translating into MTNLASSTSFDVRAEITQAYADWDSAFNKADAKAIATAYVSNAKVLPPTHQIISGPAEIEIFFGGLFSSGFADHKLTIIDAGGDEKVVYGTARWSANGKGADGSRQAAGGIATHVFERQADGSLKLRLHTFN; encoded by the coding sequence ATGACGAACTTGGCCTCCTCGACGAGCTTCGACGTCAGAGCCGAAATCACCCAGGCTTATGCCGACTGGGATTCGGCATTCAACAAAGCTGACGCCAAAGCAATTGCCACAGCGTATGTTTCGAATGCAAAAGTGCTGCCCCCGACCCATCAAATCATATCGGGTCCAGCAGAGATCGAGATTTTCTTCGGCGGGCTTTTTTCCAGCGGTTTCGCCGATCACAAGCTGACAATCATAGATGCGGGCGGAGACGAGAAGGTCGTCTACGGCACGGCGAGATGGAGCGCCAATGGCAAGGGAGCGGACGGGTCCCGCCAAGCTGCCGGCGGGATTGCCACGCACGTGTTTGAGCGTCAGGCGGACGGTTCGCTGAAGCTGAGGTTGCATACCTTCAACTAA
- a CDS encoding Crp/Fnr family transcriptional regulator: MTGHCTGTGNRLLAALPPADLGLLTPYFQKVSFEADAVLVRSGDELDPVYFPHSGAIAFMLDMPDGQSVATTLMGWEGALASFSVLGPSLSSVTAVARMAGTASLISAAKFRAAYAQSAAIRNVVQVHARAVMLQLQHVAACNALHRVDGRLARWLLQLHDRVPDDPLPVTQEALAQLLGVRRTTVTLTMSKLREAGAIPSDRRGSIQIDRARLERIACDCYALMQRNIDQMYCQELPPQPAHPPFRQSAVLATERAERQFRGLSRAGK, translated from the coding sequence GTGACCGGTCACTGCACCGGCACCGGGAATCGACTGCTGGCAGCGCTGCCGCCTGCGGATCTTGGCTTGCTCACGCCGTATTTCCAAAAGGTCTCGTTCGAGGCCGATGCTGTCCTGGTACGGTCGGGCGACGAGCTCGATCCGGTCTATTTTCCCCATAGCGGCGCAATCGCCTTCATGCTCGATATGCCGGACGGGCAATCGGTCGCAACCACGTTGATGGGATGGGAAGGCGCTTTGGCCTCGTTCTCCGTGCTTGGCCCGTCGCTTTCATCGGTGACCGCGGTTGCCCGCATGGCCGGCACAGCGTCGCTGATTTCCGCCGCCAAGTTCAGGGCTGCCTATGCGCAAAGCGCAGCCATCAGGAACGTCGTGCAGGTTCACGCCCGCGCGGTGATGCTGCAGCTTCAGCACGTAGCCGCCTGCAACGCGCTGCATCGGGTGGATGGCCGCTTGGCGCGGTGGTTGCTGCAGCTTCACGACCGCGTGCCCGATGATCCGCTTCCGGTGACGCAGGAGGCGCTCGCGCAACTGCTTGGGGTGCGACGCACGACAGTGACCCTGACGATGAGCAAGCTACGGGAGGCCGGCGCCATCCCGTCCGACCGGCGCGGGTCCATACAAATCGATCGGGCCCGGCTTGAACGCATCGCATGCGATTGTTATGCGCTCATGCAGCGCAATATCGATCAGATGTATTGCCAGGAATTGCCGCCGCAGCCTGCCCATCCGCCGTTCCGGCAGAGCGCCGTGCTCGCCACCGAGAGAGCGGAGCGTCAATTCAGAGGCCTTTCGCGGGCGGGAAAGTAG
- a CDS encoding adenylate/guanylate cyclase domain-containing protein, producing the protein MNIAEWLRGLGLERYSQAFQDAEVTPEILPELTEDDLRELGLPLGPRKTVLKAIRTLALPSGPISVKVRAATEQPKLPLPPEADRRQLTVMFVDLVGSTALASGRDPEEMRDLIRAYHNTVASEITRFEGHVAKFLGDGVLAYFGWPRAHEDEAERAVRAGLRISKAVAALTEPTGATLAARVGIATGLVVVGELVGEGEARERSVIGETPNLAARLQGLAEPGGVAIADSTRRLIGEAFMYQDLGTVPLKGFPGPVQAWLVTGEGAAESRFDAQHGMSTAALVGRDQELALLLDRWEQAKGREGQIVLLGGEPGIGKSHLVRALGDRLAGVPHTRLSHFCSPFHTNSALYPIVGLLERAAGIRREDPSEEQLDNLEAMLTLATDDVRDSAPVLADLLAIPTGKRYSPLELSPHQKKERTFQALLEQIKGLAAKQPVLAIYEDVHWADPTTLELIDRAVDEVQRHSILMVVTFRSEFVPRWTAHGHVAAIFLSRLGRKQGTAVIDRITGGKLLPQEVLEQILAKTDGVPLFVEELTKTVLESGLLKDRGSCYELIGPLPPLAIPTTLQDSLMARLDRLAPVKEVAQIAACIGREFGHNLLKAVTPLDEDALQRAINELLEAELIFRRGVPPDIGYSFKHALVQDIAHESLLKSKRQQIHTRIAAALREHYPARAEMEPETIALHLTEAGLAAKAVGYWLQAGRNAAGRSANLEAITHLTRGLQALNACPEGPERDRQELALQTAIGGPLIAIHGYTAPQLGTAFSRAHALCRELDDKDALFATLSGKYIFHFVRGDYGAMQRLVGEARLAAERTRDTALELGAHRMAALTAMHAGDFPTAHCEFETILSRYDPHTHRPAPVHYVHDPKASALPYLAIVLWILGYPDRALRTSRAAFEYAAELNQTNLTAHVAVYGGAGPAELMGDVAAVHGHADAIINLADQHSLNYWRLSGLILRGWVMAQQGDAEGGLALMRKGLNDRDGLGASWYQVRYLCMLASTYLQLGDGERGLAALAEAKDLAARNDEHIWEAEVARIDGELRRIRGAPAHAVEACLQTALDVARRQGARSFELRAAMSLARLWSDEGRSIEARALLASTYGWFAEGFETPDLLAARALTAELAEL; encoded by the coding sequence GTGAACATAGCGGAATGGCTTCGTGGTCTTGGGCTGGAGCGCTACTCCCAGGCCTTCCAGGATGCGGAAGTCACGCCTGAGATCCTGCCAGAACTGACTGAGGACGACTTGCGGGAACTCGGTTTACCGCTCGGCCCGCGCAAGACGGTGCTGAAGGCAATTCGCACACTCGCTCTGCCGAGCGGTCCCATATCCGTGAAGGTTCGCGCTGCGACCGAACAGCCAAAACTGCCACTGCCGCCGGAAGCAGACCGGCGACAGCTCACGGTCATGTTTGTCGATCTGGTCGGCTCGACTGCACTCGCCTCGGGACGTGATCCTGAGGAGATGCGGGACTTGATACGGGCCTACCACAATACGGTCGCGAGCGAGATCACCAGGTTCGAAGGCCACGTTGCCAAGTTCCTGGGCGACGGCGTTCTCGCTTACTTCGGCTGGCCGCGCGCGCATGAAGATGAAGCGGAGCGTGCGGTTCGCGCCGGGCTTCGGATATCCAAGGCGGTCGCGGCCCTTACCGAGCCGACTGGTGCAACGCTGGCCGCTCGCGTTGGCATCGCAACCGGTCTGGTCGTCGTCGGCGAACTGGTTGGCGAGGGAGAAGCCCGCGAGCGGTCGGTCATTGGAGAGACCCCGAATCTGGCCGCCCGCTTGCAAGGGCTTGCCGAACCCGGCGGTGTTGCAATCGCCGATTCAACGCGCCGCCTTATCGGAGAAGCCTTCATGTACCAGGACTTGGGGACGGTGCCTCTCAAGGGCTTCCCTGGACCGGTGCAGGCGTGGCTCGTCACCGGCGAGGGCGCGGCCGAGAGTCGATTTGATGCCCAGCACGGGATGTCGACGGCCGCCCTGGTCGGGCGCGATCAGGAACTCGCACTTCTCCTGGATCGCTGGGAACAAGCGAAAGGGCGAGAGGGACAGATCGTCCTTCTCGGCGGCGAACCCGGCATCGGCAAATCCCACCTCGTGCGAGCGCTAGGCGACCGGCTTGCAGGCGTGCCGCACACACGCCTCAGCCATTTCTGCTCGCCGTTCCATACCAACAGCGCCCTGTATCCTATCGTGGGGCTGCTTGAACGGGCAGCGGGAATACGGCGGGAGGACCCTTCCGAAGAACAGCTCGACAACCTTGAGGCGATGCTCACTCTTGCGACAGACGACGTGCGTGACAGCGCACCGGTTCTCGCGGACCTATTGGCCATCCCGACAGGCAAGCGCTACTCTCCATTGGAGCTTAGTCCACACCAAAAGAAGGAGCGAACGTTCCAGGCTTTGCTGGAGCAGATAAAGGGCTTGGCGGCAAAGCAACCGGTTCTTGCCATTTACGAGGATGTCCACTGGGCCGATCCCACCACGCTCGAACTCATTGATCGGGCTGTTGACGAGGTGCAGCGCCACTCGATCCTGATGGTTGTGACTTTCCGATCGGAATTCGTGCCGCGCTGGACGGCACATGGACATGTGGCGGCAATCTTTTTGAGCCGGCTGGGGCGCAAGCAAGGTACTGCCGTGATCGACCGGATAACCGGCGGAAAGCTGCTTCCGCAGGAGGTGCTCGAGCAGATCTTGGCGAAGACGGACGGCGTGCCGTTGTTCGTCGAGGAGCTCACCAAGACCGTCCTCGAATCTGGGCTGCTCAAGGATCGGGGAAGCTGTTATGAGCTTATAGGTCCTTTGCCGCCGCTGGCGATCCCGACAACGCTCCAGGATTCGTTGATGGCCCGTCTTGACCGGTTGGCACCCGTCAAGGAAGTCGCCCAGATTGCTGCCTGCATTGGGCGTGAGTTTGGACATAACCTTTTGAAAGCCGTAACGCCGCTCGATGAGGATGCCCTCCAGCGCGCCATCAATGAACTCCTGGAGGCGGAACTCATCTTCCGGCGTGGAGTGCCTCCGGACATCGGCTACAGCTTCAAGCATGCGCTGGTACAGGACATCGCGCACGAGAGCCTCCTGAAGAGCAAGCGACAGCAGATCCACACTCGTATCGCCGCAGCTCTGAGAGAACATTATCCTGCACGTGCGGAGATGGAGCCGGAGACGATAGCTTTACATCTCACAGAGGCCGGCCTGGCGGCCAAGGCGGTCGGCTATTGGCTGCAGGCCGGCCGAAATGCCGCCGGACGTTCCGCCAATCTCGAAGCAATCACTCATCTCACCAGAGGATTGCAGGCGCTCAACGCCTGTCCTGAAGGGCCGGAGCGGGATCGCCAAGAACTCGCGCTTCAGACGGCAATTGGAGGTCCGCTGATCGCCATTCATGGATACACGGCTCCGCAGCTTGGCACTGCCTTCAGCAGGGCTCATGCGCTCTGCCGCGAGCTCGATGACAAGGATGCGTTGTTCGCGACACTTAGCGGCAAGTATATTTTCCATTTCGTGAGAGGCGACTACGGCGCCATGCAGAGGCTGGTGGGCGAGGCACGCCTCGCCGCCGAACGCACCAGGGACACGGCGCTGGAATTGGGTGCGCATCGCATGGCGGCTCTCACAGCCATGCACGCGGGTGACTTTCCTACGGCCCACTGCGAGTTCGAGACGATCTTGAGTCGCTATGACCCGCACACCCATCGGCCAGCGCCTGTGCACTATGTCCATGACCCGAAGGCCTCCGCGTTACCCTACTTGGCCATCGTGCTTTGGATCCTTGGCTATCCCGACCGGGCCTTGAGAACAAGCCGCGCGGCGTTTGAGTACGCCGCGGAGCTGAACCAGACGAACCTTACCGCCCACGTCGCCGTCTATGGCGGAGCGGGACCTGCGGAGCTGATGGGTGACGTGGCGGCAGTGCATGGGCACGCCGACGCCATCATCAACCTCGCCGATCAGCACAGCTTGAACTACTGGCGGTTGAGCGGCCTCATTCTTCGAGGCTGGGTCATGGCGCAGCAAGGTGACGCGGAGGGTGGCCTGGCGCTCATGCGCAAAGGTTTGAATGATCGAGACGGACTGGGAGCCAGTTGGTACCAGGTCCGCTACTTGTGCATGCTGGCATCAACCTATTTGCAACTTGGTGATGGCGAGAGAGGGCTCGCGGCGCTGGCAGAAGCGAAGGACCTCGCCGCTCGCAATGACGAACATATTTGGGAGGCAGAAGTTGCACGCATCGATGGCGAACTGCGGCGCATTCGTGGAGCTCCAGCGCATGCGGTCGAGGCTTGTTTGCAAACTGCGCTTGATGTCGCCCGCAGGCAAGGTGCGAGGTCGTTCGAGCTGCGTGCGGCCATGAGTCTGGCCCGGCTTTGGAGCGACGAAGGCAGATCTATCGAGGCGCGAGCCCTCCTTGCCTCGACGTACGGATGGTTTGCGGAAGGCTTCGAAACGCCTGATCTGCTCGCCGCCAGGGCACTCACCGCAGAGTTGGCTGAGCTTTAG
- a CDS encoding bifunctional diguanylate cyclase/phosphodiesterase, protein MGGRDQNDQDRRRVTGWWRFSPLLGLYRPALVAVGVGLLFSVVGAAAVARWENRVNRIEFENAAETQAIVMQNGMNEYISRLLALRTLFESANEEVTRSEFETFSARLFERHPGMLRIGWLPRVNRRERAEYEAAAITDGVSGYRIKSLQGESFAVAPQSDEYFPVFYSTQPKTSSVYGMDYATVPERRAVLERARDNDRVAAIRTRLYEPREGARLPDVLVVIPVYAKGTARETVADRRRNLAGYVVGIFDLPLLVQSIRVTTGASPAVSVNVYPPFTGRVVSLEQIQPDYSSAATAPQSMRDVARALHWAGSLKIGDTDWQVRAMPTVGGAFETSYDRAAAVLIVGMLLTLSLSTYLMLASRNSRRLSLANRRVLELAQTDILTGLPNRAFFLARLDELNGRLQEGGPTFSILMLDLDRFKNVNDSLGHGAGDALLRQVAQRLKSALRAGDVLARLGGDEFAIIQEACEDQRACSTELAGRIAKLVAEPFPLPGHRVEIGTSIGIAIAPDHGRDQEQLLKKADLALYRSKSAGRNCFTIYDEAMSAELEARNTLEGDLRDAIARCQLEVHYQPFVDVLTGARRGFEALVRWRHPTRGLIPPDQFIALAEETGLVVPLGEFVLRRACADAAGWPSELAVAVNLSPIQFKEPDLFEVICAALADSGLPPQRLEIEITESVLLERGGENHAFLERLKGIGIELALDDFGTGYSSLSYLTAFPFDKIKIDKSFIRNLTQQPRSSAIISAIVTLARGLDMSVTAEGVETREEYERLKALGVNFAQGYLFGRPQPIERILFDAPAKSSRLDAA, encoded by the coding sequence ATGGGCGGTCGCGATCAGAACGATCAGGATCGGAGACGTGTGACGGGATGGTGGCGTTTCTCGCCGCTGCTCGGGCTCTATCGCCCTGCGCTCGTCGCCGTCGGTGTCGGTCTCTTGTTCTCGGTCGTGGGGGCGGCCGCCGTGGCGCGATGGGAAAACCGCGTCAACAGGATCGAGTTCGAGAACGCGGCCGAGACCCAGGCGATCGTCATGCAGAACGGCATGAACGAATACATATCCAGGCTTCTCGCGCTGCGCACGCTGTTCGAATCGGCCAACGAGGAAGTCACCCGCAGCGAATTCGAGACCTTCAGCGCCCGCCTGTTCGAGCGCCATCCCGGCATGCTGCGCATCGGCTGGCTGCCGCGCGTCAATCGCAGGGAGCGCGCCGAATACGAAGCCGCGGCGATCACCGACGGCGTGTCCGGCTATCGCATCAAGTCGCTCCAGGGCGAGAGCTTCGCCGTCGCGCCGCAGAGCGACGAGTATTTTCCGGTGTTCTACTCGACCCAGCCGAAGACATCCTCAGTCTACGGCATGGATTACGCGACGGTGCCGGAGCGCCGCGCGGTCCTGGAACGTGCGCGCGACAACGATCGCGTGGCCGCCATTCGCACCCGCCTGTACGAGCCGAGGGAGGGCGCGCGGCTGCCGGACGTCCTCGTCGTCATTCCCGTCTACGCCAAAGGAACCGCGCGCGAGACGGTCGCCGACCGGCGCCGCAATCTCGCCGGCTATGTCGTCGGCATCTTCGACCTGCCGCTGCTGGTCCAGTCCATTCGCGTCACCACCGGCGCAAGCCCCGCTGTCAGCGTCAACGTCTATCCGCCCTTCACCGGGCGGGTCGTCAGCCTGGAGCAAATTCAACCGGATTATTCGTCGGCAGCCACGGCGCCGCAGTCGATGCGCGACGTCGCACGCGCCCTGCATTGGGCGGGCAGCCTCAAGATCGGGGATACCGATTGGCAGGTGCGCGCGATGCCGACGGTGGGCGGTGCATTCGAGACATCCTACGATCGCGCCGCCGCGGTCCTCATCGTCGGCATGCTGCTGACGCTGTCGCTGTCGACCTATCTCATGCTCGCAAGCCGAAATTCGCGGCGGTTGTCGCTGGCAAACCGACGCGTGCTCGAGCTCGCCCAGACCGACATCCTGACTGGCTTACCGAACCGCGCCTTCTTCCTCGCCCGGCTCGACGAGCTCAATGGCCGGCTTCAGGAGGGCGGGCCGACCTTCTCGATCCTGATGCTCGACCTCGACCGCTTCAAGAACGTCAACGATTCCCTCGGCCACGGCGCGGGCGATGCGTTGCTGCGGCAGGTGGCGCAGCGGCTGAAATCCGCCCTGCGCGCCGGCGACGTGCTGGCACGGCTCGGCGGCGACGAATTCGCCATCATCCAGGAGGCTTGCGAGGATCAGCGCGCCTGCTCGACCGAGCTCGCAGGGAGGATCGCCAAGCTGGTCGCCGAGCCGTTCCCGCTGCCCGGCCATCGCGTCGAGATCGGCACCAGCATCGGCATTGCGATCGCGCCGGATCACGGCCGCGACCAGGAGCAGCTGTTGAAGAAGGCGGACCTTGCGCTCTACCGCTCGAAATCGGCAGGCCGCAACTGCTTCACCATCTATGACGAGGCGATGTCAGCCGAGCTCGAGGCGCGCAATACGCTGGAGGGCGATCTGCGCGACGCCATCGCGCGCTGCCAGCTCGAGGTGCACTATCAGCCGTTCGTCGACGTCCTCACCGGCGCGCGGCGCGGCTTCGAGGCGCTGGTGCGCTGGCGCCATCCGACGCGCGGCCTGATCCCGCCGGACCAGTTCATTGCGCTCGCGGAGGAGACCGGACTGGTCGTGCCGCTCGGCGAGTTCGTGCTGCGGCGCGCCTGCGCGGACGCCGCCGGCTGGCCCTCCGAGCTCGCGGTCGCCGTGAATCTGTCGCCGATCCAGTTCAAGGAGCCCGATCTGTTCGAGGTGATCTGCGCGGCACTTGCCGATTCCGGCCTGCCGCCCCAGCGGCTCGAGATCGAGATCACCGAATCCGTGTTGCTGGAGCGCGGCGGCGAGAACCACGCCTTCTTGGAGCGGCTCAAGGGTATCGGCATCGAGCTCGCGCTCGACGATTTCGGCACCGGCTATTCCTCGCTCAGCTATCTCACCGCGTTCCCGTTCGACAAGATCAAGATCGACAAGTCGTTCATCCGCAATCTCACCCAGCAGCCGCGCAGCTCCGCCATCATCTCCGCGATTGTGACGCTGGCACGCGGGCTGGACATGTCGGTCACCGCCGAAGGCGTCGAGACCCGCGAGGAATACGAGCGGTTGAAGGCGCTCGGTGTCAATTTCGCGCAAGGCTATCTGTTCGGCCGGCCGCAGCCGATCGAGCGGATCCTGTTCGACGCGCCGGCCAAATCGTCGCGGCTGGATGCCGCTTGA
- a CDS encoding MFS transporter has protein sequence MRLPFFYGWVVVAVTFVTMAIGVNARTAFSLFFPPIISEFGWERGVTAGAFSFGFVASGVVSPLIGRLMDRAGPRAVMEVGVVLMGGGLLLAPLTSAPWHLYVTIGVMVGAGSVCLGYSGQSLFLPNWFIRKRGFAIGIAFAGVGIGSVTLLPWVQHMIEQTGWRTACTAMGLLVLIVLAPINLLLRKRPEDMGLQPDGDAAPVPGAAKAVSNIVDPVWAGTEWTLKRAVATARFWWIALGYFCGLYIWYAVQVHQTKFLLDIGFSPGVAVWALGIVSLLGIPGQILLGHVSDRIGREWVWAISCAGFAICFAALMALKFSPSLWLIYLMVFTQGALGYGLTSIMGAVVFEIFQGRHQGSIFGTIMLAALAGGAAGPWVTGFLYDRTGDYTLAFGIAMIVSVLSALSIWQAAPRKVRVVAGRLHER, from the coding sequence ATGCGGCTTCCGTTCTTCTACGGCTGGGTCGTGGTCGCCGTGACCTTCGTCACCATGGCCATCGGCGTTAACGCGCGCACGGCCTTCTCATTGTTCTTTCCGCCGATCATCTCCGAATTCGGCTGGGAGCGCGGCGTTACCGCGGGCGCCTTCTCCTTCGGCTTCGTGGCCTCGGGCGTCGTCAGCCCCCTGATCGGCCGACTGATGGATCGCGCCGGCCCGCGCGCGGTGATGGAGGTCGGCGTCGTGCTGATGGGGGGCGGGCTGCTGCTGGCACCGCTCACCAGCGCGCCCTGGCATCTCTACGTCACCATCGGCGTCATGGTCGGCGCCGGCTCGGTATGCCTCGGCTATTCCGGCCAATCGCTGTTCCTGCCGAACTGGTTCATCCGCAAGCGCGGCTTCGCCATCGGCATCGCTTTCGCCGGCGTCGGCATCGGCTCGGTGACGCTGCTGCCATGGGTGCAGCACATGATCGAGCAGACCGGCTGGCGCACCGCCTGCACCGCGATGGGGCTGTTGGTCCTGATCGTGCTGGCGCCGATCAATCTGTTGCTGCGCAAACGGCCCGAGGACATGGGCCTTCAGCCGGACGGCGATGCAGCTCCGGTCCCGGGCGCTGCCAAAGCCGTCTCCAACATCGTCGATCCCGTCTGGGCCGGCACCGAATGGACGCTGAAACGCGCGGTTGCGACGGCGCGCTTCTGGTGGATCGCGCTCGGTTATTTCTGCGGCCTGTACATCTGGTACGCGGTGCAGGTGCACCAGACCAAATTCCTGCTCGACATCGGCTTCAGCCCTGGCGTCGCGGTGTGGGCGCTCGGCATCGTCAGCCTGCTCGGCATTCCCGGCCAGATATTGCTCGGCCATGTCTCCGACCGGATCGGGCGGGAATGGGTGTGGGCGATCAGCTGCGCGGGCTTTGCGATCTGCTTCGCCGCGCTGATGGCGTTGAAATTCTCGCCGTCATTGTGGCTGATCTATCTCATGGTGTTCACCCAAGGCGCGCTGGGCTACGGCCTCACCTCGATCATGGGCGCGGTGGTGTTCGAAATCTTCCAGGGCAGGCACCAGGGCAGCATCTTCGGTACGATCATGCTGGCTGCGCTGGCGGGCGGCGCGGCCGGTCCCTGGGTGACCGGCTTCCTCTACGATCGCACCGGCGATTACACGCTCGCCTTCGGCATCGCGATGATCGTGAGCGTCTTGTCGGCGCTGTCGATCTGGCAGGCGGCGCCGCGCAAGGTGCGGGTGGTGGCCGGCCGGCTGCACGAGCGTTAG
- a CDS encoding cytochrome P450 has protein sequence MNEQVQPAGGNPLFNPLSPDFIRDPYPHYERLRTLDPVHLTPFGQFVTSRHADVSLVLRDKRFGKDFVERSKRRYGDKIMDEPVFRSMGHWMLQADPPDHTRLRGLVVKAFTARRVEDMRPRIQEIVDQTIDAAIERGHMDLIEDFAFRLPVTIICDMLGIPEEHRETFYKSSRDGGRLLDPVPLSPEEIRKGNEGNLMAQMYFRQLFELRRKNPGDDLITQLVQAEEDGSKLTNEELTANIILLFGAGHETTVNLIGNGLLALHRNPDQLALLKARPELMPGAIEEFLRYDSSVQMTGRVALEDIDDLGGVRIPKGETVLCLLGSANRDPAVYPDRPDRLDVTRQNVKPLSFGGGIHFCLGAQLARIEAEIAIATLLRRLPDLRIDDVENPQWRPTFVLRGLTRLPASW, from the coding sequence ATGAACGAGCAAGTGCAACCCGCAGGCGGCAACCCGTTGTTCAACCCGCTCTCGCCGGACTTCATCCGCGATCCCTATCCGCATTACGAGCGGCTGCGCACGCTCGATCCGGTTCACCTGACGCCCTTCGGCCAGTTCGTCACCAGCCGCCACGCCGATGTCAGCCTGGTGCTGCGCGACAAGCGCTTCGGCAAGGACTTCGTCGAGCGCTCCAAGCGCCGCTACGGCGACAAGATCATGGACGAGCCGGTATTCCGCAGCATGGGCCACTGGATGTTGCAGGCCGATCCGCCCGACCACACCCGCCTGCGCGGCCTGGTCGTGAAGGCCTTCACCGCGCGCCGCGTCGAGGACATGCGTCCGCGCATCCAGGAGATCGTCGACCAGACCATCGATGCCGCGATCGAGCGCGGCCACATGGACCTGATCGAGGATTTCGCCTTCCGCCTGCCGGTGACCATCATCTGCGACATGCTCGGTATTCCCGAGGAGCACCGCGAGACCTTCTACAAGAGCTCGCGCGACGGCGGGCGGCTGCTCGACCCCGTGCCGCTCTCGCCGGAGGAGATCAGGAAGGGCAACGAGGGCAACCTGATGGCCCAGATGTACTTCCGGCAGCTGTTCGAGCTGCGCCGCAAGAATCCCGGCGACGATCTCATCACCCAGCTGGTGCAGGCCGAGGAGGACGGCAGCAAGCTCACCAATGAGGAGCTGACCGCCAACATCATCCTGTTGTTCGGCGCCGGCCACGAGACCACCGTCAATCTGATCGGCAACGGCCTGCTCGCGCTGCACCGCAATCCGGACCAGCTCGCGCTCTTGAAGGCGCGGCCAGAGCTGATGCCGGGCGCGATCGAGGAATTCCTGCGCTACGATTCCTCGGTGCAGATGACGGGCCGCGTCGCGCTGGAGGACATCGACGATCTCGGCGGCGTCAGGATCCCCAAGGGCGAGACCGTGCTCTGCCTGCTCGGTTCGGCCAACCGCGATCCGGCGGTTTACCCTGACAGGCCCGACCGGCTGGACGTGACCCGCCAGAACGTCAAGCCGCTGTCGTTCGGCGGCGGCATCCATTTCTGCCTGGGGGCCCAATTGGCGCGCATCGAGGCCGAGATCGCCATCGCGACGCTGCTGCGCCGGCTGCCGGATCTGCGCATCGACGACGTCGAGAACCCGCAATGGCGGCCGACCTTCGTGCTGCGCGGCCTGACGCGGCTGCCGGCGAGCTGGTGA
- a CDS encoding TetR/AcrR family transcriptional regulator: MSRVRTRPTRDDTRDKLFEAAARVFEADGIGGASIEAIAAAAGFTRGAFYSNFKSKDELIIAMLEDHVEQSIRRNMDILAQHDNLDDFIAALKSMDRSRQDPLGRSPLLHMEMILFVARAEKRRPELAKRLRARRKLVADIIEATLKNHGKNSALNPPWMASVVLALEDGFRLHRLIDPETTPADSFLRAITDLRRRTGLAAS, translated from the coding sequence ATGTCAAGGGTGAGAACCAGGCCGACCAGGGACGATACGCGCGACAAGCTGTTCGAGGCCGCCGCGCGCGTGTTCGAGGCGGACGGCATCGGCGGCGCCAGCATTGAGGCGATCGCGGCGGCGGCCGGCTTCACCCGCGGCGCGTTCTATTCGAACTTCAAGAGCAAGGACGAACTGATCATCGCCATGCTCGAGGACCATGTCGAGCAGTCGATCCGGCGCAACATGGACATCCTTGCCCAGCACGACAATCTCGATGATTTCATCGCGGCGCTGAAATCGATGGACCGCAGCAGGCAGGATCCGCTCGGCCGCTCGCCGCTGCTGCACATGGAGATGATCCTGTTCGTCGCGCGCGCCGAGAAGCGCCGGCCGGAACTGGCAAAGCGCCTGCGCGCGCGGCGCAAGCTGGTTGCCGACATCATCGAGGCGACGCTGAAGAACCACGGCAAGAACAGCGCGCTGAACCCGCCCTGGATGGCCTCGGTGGTGCTCGCGCTGGAAGACGGCTTTCGCCTGCACCGGCTGATCGATCCGGAGACGACGCCGGCGGACAGCTTCTTGCGCGCGATCACGGATCTGCGGCGAAGGACGGGGTTGGCGGCAAGCTGA